GTGGTGGACGGTCCCGGGATCGCCGGTTCGCCGATGGCGGCGAGATATTTACCCTGTATGTCGCCCCGGACCATCAGGGGCAGGGTTATGGCAGGGCGCTGCTGCTGGAAATGCAGTGCGCGTTGCGGGACGCCGGGCACGAATTTGCCGTGTTGTGGGTGCTCGCGGAAAATCAGGCACGGTTCTTCTACGAGGCAATGGGCGGTATCCGGGCCGCGGAACGGCACGAACGCCTGTGGGGCGTGACGCTGCCGGAAATCGCCTATCAATGGCGTCCTTTGCAGCCATCCGCCCGGCCGGGCCGGTTCGGCGCGCCGAAGGGCAGGTATTTCTTTTCCAGAAATGGCGACAATAACGCATGACCGACCGTATCCTGATCATCGATTTCGGCAGCCAGGTGACTCAACTGATCGCGCGTCGCGTGCGGGAAAATGGCGTTTACTGTGAAATTCATCCCTTCAACCGCGTGGATGCGGAAAGTCTCGCGGCATTCGGGCCAAAAGCGATCATTCTGTCCGGTGGCCCCGCCAGCGTGACCGCGCCGGGCGCGCCGCGCGCGCCGGACGTGGTCTTCGAGTGCGGATTGCCGGTGCTGGGGATCTGCTATGGCCAGCA
This portion of the Alphaproteobacteria bacterium genome encodes:
- a CDS encoding GNAT family N-acetyltransferase; protein product: MSSIRIRAARGGEGAAIATVYIDAWRAAYAGILPDSVLVRMSPAQQQRIWTHHINSLDTVLVAVHPRHGVVGVASGGRSRDRRFADGGEIFTLYVAPDHQGQGYGRALLLEMQCALRDAGHEFAVLWVLAENQARFFYEAMGGIRAAERHERLWGVTLPEIAYQWRPLQPSARPGRFGAPKGRYFFSRNGDNNA